The segment ACGGGTCTCCCTGGCGCTTGGGCTCGACCGGGAACACGTCGAGCGCGGCGCCGGCGATGTGACCGGACTCCAGATGCGCGCGCAGGGCCGTCGTGTCGACGGCGATGCCACGGCTGAGGTTGAGGAACAGCGCTCGCGGCTTCATGAGGCGCATCTGCTCGTCGCCGAACAGGCCCGCGTTGCCCGGGCGGCCGTCGACGTGCAGCGTCACGACGTCGGCCTGCTCGAGCAGCTCCTCCAGCGTGGAGCAGCGCTGGGCGTTGCCCAGGGCGAGCTTGTCGTCGATGTCGTAGAAGACGACCTTGAAGCCGAGCGCCTCGGCCACGACCGACAGCTGGCTGCCGATGTTGCCGTAGCCGACGATGCCGAGCGTGCGGCCGCGCACCTCGTGGCTGCCGGCGGCGGACTTGTTCCACACGCCGCGGTGCATGTCGGTGGACTTCTCGTGCAGGCGACGGGCGAGAGAGATGATCTCGGCGATGGCGAGCTCGACGACCGAGCGCGTGTTGGAGTAGGGCGCGTTGAAGACCGCCACCCCCTTGGCGCTCGTGGCCTCGAGGTCGATCTGGTTGGTGCCGATGCAGAAGGCACCGATGGCGATGAGGTCCTCGGCGGCCTCCAGCACCTTCGGCGTGATGTAGGTGGTGGAACGGATGCCGAGCAGGTGGACGCCCTGGATCGCCTCGATCAGCTCGTCCTCGCCGAGCGCACCGGCGTTGGTCTGCACGTCGTATCCCTTGCCGCGCAGGAAGTCGCGTCCGTCGGCGTGGATGTTCTCGAGCAGCAGGACCTTGACGTCGGCGTCGTCGATCGTCGTGGCCGGCTGGGTGGCGTGGGGGTTCACGGTCATCATCATGGGGGACGTCCTCGGGTCAGCGGTGTCGGGGCTGACGCGGGGCCCAGGCGAACGGTCCCTTGTCTGGTGCAGTCGTGCGGAGGTCGGGCTCCCTGGTGGTATCCACCTCAACGCCAGTCGCGCCGACCACCCCAGTCTACGGGGTGCGGTAGGAGCCCACGAACTTCTCGAGCACCTCGGGCGGGATGGGCTGGTCGAGGTTGGCCAGACGCACCTGGCCCTGCGCGATCAGCTTGCCGTCGGCCCCGGTCGAGTCGAGGTGCCAGAGCTGCTGGGTGCGGCCTCGGTGGATGGGGGTCGCGGTGACCGTGATCGTGTCGCCGACCTTGGCCTGACGGATGAAGTCGGTCGAGTTGTTGGTGCCGACCACGACACCCTTCTCGCCCAGCCACATCTGCCCGGCCACGCTCGCGGTCGACTCGTGGACCGCGCAGTAGATGCCGCCGTGCGGGATGCCGAAGGGCTGGAGGTGGTGCTCGGTGATCGTGAACCGCACGACCACCTTGTCGGGAGTCAGCTCGACGTGCTCCACGCCGAGCACGCCGTCGAGGCCGGGAACGTCGCTCATGGGGCGAGCGTAGGACCTCTGACGGATCGATCGACGAGCGGGCGACTTGAAACCCCTACCCCCTAGGGGTATACAGGAGGCATGCACCGACTCATCCTCGTCCTCCTCGCCGCCGTGGCGCTCGCGGGCTGCGGCTCGCCGAACACCGTCTCGGCCGACCCCGCCGACGTGACCTTCGCCCAGCAGATGATCCCGCACCACCAGCAGGCGGTGGAGATGTCCGAGCTGGCGCTCGACCCCGCCCGTGAGGCGTCCGAGCCGGTGCGCGACCTCGCCGGCCGCATCGGCGACGCCCAGCAGCCGGAGATCGAGACCATGCAGGGCTGGCTCGAGGACTGGGACGCGAAGGCCGAGGACCACGGCGACCACGACATGGGTGGCATGACCGGCATGATGAGCGACGACCAGATGAGTGCGCTCGCCGCGGCCACCGGCACCGACTTCGACCGGATGTGGCTGCAGATGATGATCGAGCACCACGAGGGCGCCGTGGAGATGGCCGAGACCGAGATCGCCGACGGTCAGGACTCCCGGGCCAAGGCCCTCGCGCGGGCGATCATCGACGCCCAGCGCGCCGAGATCACCGAGATGACGAGGCTGCTGGCATGACCGAGATCCACGATCCCACCGCCGAGGCCGGCGTCGTCCCCGGCTACTCCGACGACAAGAAGGCGGTGCTGGCCCGGCTGCGTCGTGTGGAGGGCCAGGTGCGCGGACTCACCCGCATGGTCGAGGACGACACCTACTGCATCGACGTGCTCACCCAGGTGAGCGCCACCACCAAGGCCCTCGAGGCCGTCGCGCTGAAGCTGCTCGACGAGCACCTCGCGCACTGCGTCGTCGACGCCGCCCGCAAGGGCGGACCCGAGGCCGACGCCAAGGTCGCCGAGGCCTCGGCCGCGATCGCCCGGCTCGTCCGGTCCTGATCAGCAGCCCACCGATTCCCCGCCCGAAGGAGGGCACACCATGAGCACCACCACCTACGCCGTCACCGGCATGACCTGCGAGCACTGCGTCGCCGCGGTCACCCAGGAGCTCTCGTCCGTCGAGGGCGTCACCGACGTCACCGTCGCGCTCGTCCCCGGCGGCACGTCCGACGTCACGGTCACCGGCCCCTCCGAGCCGTCGCTCGACGCCGTCGCGTCGGCCGTGGCCGAGGCGGGCTACACCCTGGAAGGACCCGCGTCGTGAACACCCAGGAGACCGTCCGCCTCGACGTGCACGGCATGAGCTGCACGTCGTGCGCGATGCGCGTCGAGAAGCGGCTCAACCAGCTCGACGGCGTGGAGGCGAGCGTCAACTACGCCACCGAGAAGGCCACCGTGCACGTGCCCGAGGGCACCGACCACCAGGTGCTGCTCGACGCCGTCGCGGCCACCGGCTACGAGGCCACGCTGCCCGACGCCCATCGCGGACACGGCGACCACGCCGGGCACGAAGGTCTCCACGGGGCCGCCTCGATGCGGCGGCGAGCCGTCGTGTCGGCGGTCCTGAGCCTGCCGGTCCTCGTGCTGTCGATGGTCCCGGCCACGCAGTTCACCGGGTGGCAGTGGGTGGCCCTGGCCCTCGCCACACCTGTCGTCACGTGGGGTGCCTGGCCCTTCCACCGCGCCACCGCGACGAACGCCAGGCACGGCGCCGCGACCATGGACACCCTCGTGTCCGTCGGCGTCGGCGCGGCCTACCTGTGGTCGCTGTGGGCGCTGTTCTTCGGCGGTGCCGGG is part of the Aeromicrobium sp. Leaf245 genome and harbors:
- the serA gene encoding phosphoglycerate dehydrogenase produces the protein MMMTVNPHATQPATTIDDADVKVLLLENIHADGRDFLRGKGYDVQTNAGALGEDELIEAIQGVHLLGIRSTTYITPKVLEAAEDLIAIGAFCIGTNQIDLEATSAKGVAVFNAPYSNTRSVVELAIAEIISLARRLHEKSTDMHRGVWNKSAAGSHEVRGRTLGIVGYGNIGSQLSVVAEALGFKVVFYDIDDKLALGNAQRCSTLEELLEQADVVTLHVDGRPGNAGLFGDEQMRLMKPRALFLNLSRGIAVDTTALRAHLESGHIAGAALDVFPVEPKRQGDPFESELRGIPNVILTPHVGGSTEEAQQDIGRFVASKLRSYAAFGSTSLSVNFPEMNLPADNSRQRIALVHQNAPGVLATINGLLGERGVNIEAQSLSTRGQLGYVVTDVAEAVTADVLGELAALPETVRLRQLS
- a CDS encoding PaaI family thioesterase: MSDVPGLDGVLGVEHVELTPDKVVVRFTITEHHLQPFGIPHGGIYCAVHESTASVAGQMWLGEKGVVVGTNNSTDFIRQAKVGDTITVTATPIHRGRTQQLWHLDSTGADGKLIAQGQVRLANLDQPIPPEVLEKFVGSYRTP
- a CDS encoding DUF305 domain-containing protein, with translation MHRLILVLLAAVALAGCGSPNTVSADPADVTFAQQMIPHHQQAVEMSELALDPAREASEPVRDLAGRIGDAQQPEIETMQGWLEDWDAKAEDHGDHDMGGMTGMMSDDQMSALAAATGTDFDRMWLQMMIEHHEGAVEMAETEIADGQDSRAKALARAIIDAQRAEITEMTRLLA
- a CDS encoding metal-sensitive transcriptional regulator is translated as MTEIHDPTAEAGVVPGYSDDKKAVLARLRRVEGQVRGLTRMVEDDTYCIDVLTQVSATTKALEAVALKLLDEHLAHCVVDAARKGGPEADAKVAEASAAIARLVRS
- a CDS encoding heavy-metal-associated domain-containing protein encodes the protein MSTTTYAVTGMTCEHCVAAVTQELSSVEGVTDVTVALVPGGTSDVTVTGPSEPSLDAVASAVAEAGYTLEGPAS